The Oscillatoria sp. FACHB-1407 genome includes a region encoding these proteins:
- the dacB gene encoding D-alanyl-D-alanine carboxypeptidase/D-alanyl-D-alanine endopeptidase, with protein sequence MNGSKWIAGVLGGCLSLWALGVQAEVMPSTRERPSPATSDTHLIAQATGICPAQLSGQIAAIANRPNLQRSRWGILVQRLDTGETLFAQEAQRFFIPASNVKVLTTAAALERLGARFQMRTSVYQVPSQTGAIARVVGRGDPSLTEAQLQQLAQQLRQRGITRLDRLIADDTHFKGDFTNPNWELSDTQTDYGAPVNSLILNQNAIGERSVPNPTQHFLQRFQRVLNATQITVAGTAIAPAPTTSPQPELAAVLSPPLSTLVVETNQNSNNLYAEALLRSLGATTNPNEDSLAAGIAAIEATLSRLGVDPQGIDLSDGSGLSRHNLVTPEALVQTLRGMARSPNATVFRNSLAIAGSRGTLQNRFRDTPVQGRLQGKTGALSGVATLSGYLDPPNYSPLVFAILLNHFDQPVRTVRPAIDEIVLLLGRLRDCG encoded by the coding sequence ATGAACGGGTCGAAGTGGATTGCTGGTGTACTGGGCGGGTGCTTGAGCCTCTGGGCATTGGGCGTACAGGCTGAGGTCATGCCTTCCACTCGTGAGCGACCCTCCCCTGCCACTTCGGACACGCACCTGATCGCCCAGGCAACGGGCATCTGTCCGGCTCAACTGTCAGGTCAAATCGCAGCGATCGCCAACCGTCCCAATCTCCAGCGATCGCGCTGGGGCATTTTGGTACAGCGGCTAGACACCGGGGAAACCCTGTTTGCTCAGGAGGCACAGCGATTTTTTATCCCCGCGTCAAATGTCAAAGTGCTGACTACAGCAGCCGCATTGGAACGGTTGGGAGCCAGGTTTCAAATGCGGACATCGGTTTATCAAGTGCCTTCTCAAACGGGGGCGATCGCCCGTGTGGTGGGACGGGGTGATCCGAGCCTGACCGAGGCGCAACTGCAACAACTGGCGCAGCAATTACGGCAACGGGGCATCACTCGTCTCGATCGCCTGATCGCAGACGATACACACTTCAAAGGCGATTTCACCAATCCCAACTGGGAACTGTCAGACACCCAGACCGACTACGGTGCTCCGGTCAACAGCTTGATCCTGAATCAAAATGCGATTGGAGAGCGATCAGTCCCCAATCCGACACAACACTTTTTGCAACGCTTCCAGCGAGTGCTCAACGCTACGCAAATCACCGTTGCAGGCACAGCGATCGCCCCTGCTCCTACAACTTCCCCTCAACCTGAACTGGCGGCGGTTCTCTCCCCTCCCCTCTCGACCCTGGTCGTGGAAACGAATCAAAACAGCAATAACCTCTACGCCGAAGCACTGTTGCGATCGCTCGGAGCCACCACTAATCCCAATGAGGACAGCTTAGCTGCCGGAATTGCGGCTATCGAAGCCACCCTATCCCGCTTGGGGGTCGATCCACAGGGCATTGATCTGTCAGATGGATCGGGGCTATCGCGTCACAACCTCGTAACGCCAGAAGCACTGGTGCAAACCCTTCGTGGCATGGCGCGATCGCCCAATGCAACCGTTTTTCGTAACTCTCTGGCGATTGCCGGATCACGGGGCACCCTGCAAAACCGATTTCGCGATACCCCCGTTCAGGGCAGACTACAGGGCAAGACTGGGGCACTCAGCGGAGTTGCTACGCTTTCTGGCTACCTCGACCCGCCCAATTACTCGCCTCTGGTCTTTGCGATTTTGCTCAACCACTTTGATCAACCTGTGCGAACCGTGCGTCCGGCGATTGATGAAATCGTACTATTGCTAGGTCGTTTGAGAGATTGTGGATAA
- a CDS encoding urease accessory protein UreH domain-containing protein, translating into MLAIKAIMLDLLLIAALGFVGSFGHCVGMCGPITAAFSLSQGDETQPSWVRQFYFHGLLNLGRVVSYALVGAGIGALGSVLVAGGQMAGVGSDLRRLMAVVTGILLIWFGLAQISPNFLPKLPIAHPMAQGNLHNRLSQLMLKVSARSHWWTPALLGLVWGLVPCGFLYAAQIKAAETSNPWWGGATMLAFGLGTAPTLLGVGVSTGLMSRDRRSQLFRLGGWITLLIGILTLLRTGDTMTDYTGHGALLLLILALIARPISRFWAQPLRYRRVLGVGAFVLALVHTLHMLEHSWGWNFDAFAFLLPQHQWGIVAGAIALVCMTPAACTSFDAAQRRLGNWWRSLHLLAVPALVLAAAHCILIGSHYLGQLQLTWVNYLLTGLLVGVVLAVLLGRSLVRYRKPTPTPLQEHPERQSVPLDK; encoded by the coding sequence CCCCATCACAGCAGCTTTTTCGTTGTCGCAAGGCGATGAAACTCAGCCCTCCTGGGTGAGACAGTTTTACTTTCATGGGTTGCTGAATCTGGGGCGAGTAGTGAGCTATGCCCTGGTGGGGGCAGGCATTGGCGCACTGGGATCAGTCCTGGTGGCGGGTGGGCAGATGGCGGGCGTAGGGAGTGACCTGCGACGGTTGATGGCAGTTGTTACAGGTATTTTGTTGATCTGGTTTGGGTTGGCTCAGATTAGCCCGAACTTTTTGCCGAAATTGCCGATCGCCCACCCGATGGCTCAGGGCAATTTGCACAATCGCCTCAGCCAGTTGATGTTGAAGGTTTCAGCGCGATCGCACTGGTGGACGCCTGCGCTGTTGGGCTTGGTGTGGGGCTTGGTGCCCTGTGGTTTCTTATATGCCGCGCAGATCAAAGCGGCTGAGACGAGTAATCCCTGGTGGGGAGGCGCAACGATGCTGGCGTTTGGACTGGGAACCGCACCCACTTTACTAGGTGTAGGGGTTTCCACCGGGCTGATGAGTCGCGATCGCCGCAGTCAGTTATTCCGCCTGGGGGGATGGATCACCCTGTTAATTGGCATCCTCACTCTGTTGCGAACGGGCGATACGATGACCGACTACACCGGGCATGGAGCGTTGCTCTTGCTGATCCTGGCGTTGATCGCTCGTCCCATCAGTCGTTTCTGGGCGCAACCACTGCGCTACCGCCGAGTGTTGGGCGTTGGTGCATTTGTGCTGGCTCTAGTGCATACCCTGCATATGCTGGAGCATAGTTGGGGTTGGAATTTTGATGCGTTTGCTTTTTTGCTTCCCCAACATCAGTGGGGTATTGTCGCTGGGGCGATCGCCCTGGTATGCATGACCCCTGCTGCTTGTACGAGCTTTGATGCAGCCCAGCGACGCTTAGGAAATTGGTGGCGATCGCTCCATCTGTTAGCCGTTCCTGCACTGGTGTTAGCCGCAGCGCATTGCATCTTGATTGGTTCTCATTATTTAGGGCAACTACAACTGACCTGGGTGAATTATCTGCTGACGGGATTACTGGTCGGTGTTGTGTTGGCAGTCCTGCTGGGGCGATCGCTGGTGCGTTATCGCAAACCAACCCCAACCCCGCTACAGGAGCATCCGGAGCGACAATCAGTGCCGTTGGATAAATAG
- a CDS encoding alkene reductase, giving the protein MNTSPNLLSPVKLGRYELPNRIVMAPLTRNRASEGLVPHQLNATYYAQRASAGLIVTEASQVTPYGMGYPNTPGIYSSEQVEGWRLVTDAVHQQGGRIFLQLWHVGRISDPSLQPNGVLPVAPSAIAAADHVTPRALELDEIPGIIEAYRQGAANALAAGFDGVEIHGANGYLIDQFLQDGTNKRTDAYGGSIENRARFMLEVVEAVVGVWGADRVGIRLSPNGTFNDMSDSNPTATFTYAVKALNPYNLAYLHLVEPRTGDQNDLGARYFRSIYNGTLISAGGYDRDMGNEAIANGDADLIAYGRWFISNPDLPQRFAVNAPLNPYDRDTFYGGTEKGYTDYPTLSLQTA; this is encoded by the coding sequence ATGAATACTTCTCCGAATCTTCTCTCCCCAGTCAAGCTTGGTCGTTATGAGTTGCCCAACCGCATCGTTATGGCTCCTCTGACTCGCAATCGAGCTAGTGAAGGGCTAGTTCCACATCAGTTGAATGCGACTTACTATGCCCAGCGAGCATCCGCAGGTTTGATCGTGACTGAAGCCTCGCAGGTCACCCCCTATGGAATGGGGTATCCTAACACACCCGGTATCTATAGCTCAGAGCAGGTCGAAGGTTGGCGATTGGTGACCGATGCCGTACACCAACAAGGGGGGCGGATTTTCCTGCAACTTTGGCACGTGGGACGCATCTCTGACCCATCCCTGCAACCCAATGGGGTTCTGCCGGTTGCTCCCAGTGCGATCGCCGCCGCAGATCACGTCACTCCTCGTGCCCTGGAACTCGATGAAATTCCCGGTATTATTGAAGCCTACCGTCAGGGAGCCGCTAATGCTCTGGCAGCAGGATTCGATGGGGTCGAAATTCACGGAGCAAACGGGTATTTGATCGACCAATTTTTGCAAGACGGCACTAACAAACGCACAGATGCCTACGGTGGCTCGATCGAAAATCGCGCTCGCTTCATGTTAGAGGTCGTCGAAGCCGTTGTTGGAGTTTGGGGTGCAGATCGAGTTGGCATTCGCCTCTCTCCCAATGGCACCTTTAACGACATGTCAGATTCTAACCCCACCGCCACATTTACCTATGCGGTGAAAGCTCTCAATCCCTACAACCTGGCATACCTGCATCTGGTTGAACCCCGTACGGGTGACCAGAACGACTTGGGTGCCCGCTATTTCCGCTCCATCTACAACGGCACCCTGATCTCGGCAGGCGGTTACGATCGCGACATGGGCAATGAGGCGATCGCCAATGGAGATGCCGACCTGATTGCCTACGGCAGATGGTTTATCTCAAACCCCGATCTACCCCAACGCTTTGCTGTTAATGCCCCTCTAAATCCGTACGATCGCGATACTTTTTACGGCGGCACTGAAAAAGGCTACACAGACTACCCCACGCTCAGCCTACAAACGGCATAA
- a CDS encoding ArsR/SmtB family transcription factor yields MTLQYDIEQRAKVFDALSDPTRLRIVELLTQTAELSGSEIANRVDISLALFCHHSKTLIEAGLVQVRKEGQTKYHSLNRGFLTTCFASLGLEVNGEGEG; encoded by the coding sequence GTGACGCTTCAATATGACATTGAACAGAGGGCAAAAGTGTTTGATGCTCTCTCTGATCCCACTCGCCTACGAATTGTCGAGCTATTGACTCAAACGGCGGAACTTAGCGGTTCTGAGATCGCCAATCGGGTTGATATTAGTCTGGCGTTGTTTTGTCACCATTCCAAAACGCTAATCGAGGCAGGCCTCGTTCAGGTTCGTAAAGAGGGACAAACCAAGTATCACTCCCTCAATCGAGGATTTTTGACGACTTGTTTTGCCAGCTTGGGGCTAGAGGTGAATGGCGAGGGTGAGGGATGA
- the rsgA gene encoding ribosome small subunit-dependent GTPase A has translation MKLEQLGWNDHFAYAFEQYCNAHPSHSYTVGRVAVEHRGAYTLYTEQGDCTAEVTGKLRHQAIGLADFPAVGDWVVIQQLHLDQRATIHHILPRTSKFSRRAVGGATDEQVVAANVDTVFLVSGLDQDFNPSRIERYLLLTWESGANPVLVLNKADLCNDLAAVLEQIEAVQSRSHSGEIAFGVPVVVVSATQHQGLDTLKSYCQPGQTVALLGSSGVGKSTLTNQLLGTNTQAVQAVRKGDDRGRHTTTHRELLRLPTGGLIIDTPGMREIQVWAGDDPLQATFADIEALAEACRFRDCQHTHEPGCRVQEAIAQGTLDRRRFANYQKLQRELDHLSRQQDQRSQLVEKERWKRITKNLRSHYKQRS, from the coding sequence ATGAAATTAGAGCAATTAGGCTGGAATGATCATTTCGCCTACGCCTTTGAGCAATATTGCAATGCCCATCCCTCCCACTCCTACACGGTCGGTCGGGTTGCGGTCGAACATCGAGGTGCCTATACCCTCTACACCGAGCAGGGAGACTGCACTGCCGAAGTGACGGGCAAACTACGCCATCAGGCGATCGGGCTAGCCGACTTTCCGGCAGTAGGCGATTGGGTGGTGATTCAACAACTCCATCTCGATCAACGGGCTACCATCCACCACATCCTGCCGAGAACCAGTAAGTTTTCGCGTCGGGCGGTTGGTGGTGCGACCGATGAACAAGTGGTGGCAGCGAATGTAGACACTGTGTTCCTGGTGTCAGGACTGGATCAGGACTTTAACCCCAGTCGGATTGAACGCTATTTGCTCCTGACCTGGGAGAGCGGCGCAAATCCGGTTCTGGTGCTGAACAAAGCCGATCTGTGTAATGATCTTGCCGCTGTCCTGGAGCAGATAGAAGCGGTGCAGAGCCGTTCTCACTCCGGGGAAATTGCTTTTGGAGTCCCTGTCGTTGTGGTGAGTGCTACCCAACACCAGGGGTTAGATACTCTCAAAAGCTATTGCCAACCTGGGCAAACCGTTGCTCTCCTGGGTTCGTCGGGGGTGGGCAAGTCAACCCTAACGAATCAACTACTGGGAACCAACACTCAAGCGGTACAGGCGGTTCGTAAAGGGGACGATCGCGGTCGGCATACTACTACCCATCGGGAATTATTGCGGTTACCGACGGGGGGGTTGATCATCGATACGCCCGGAATGCGAGAAATCCAGGTTTGGGCAGGCGATGATCCCCTCCAAGCAACCTTTGCTGACATTGAAGCCCTGGCTGAAGCGTGTCGGTTTCGCGACTGTCAGCACACGCACGAACCGGGGTGCCGAGTCCAGGAGGCGATCGCTCAGGGAACCCTCGATCGTCGTCGCTTTGCCAACTATCAAAAGTTGCAGCGAGAACTGGATCACCTGTCTCGACAACAGGATCAGCGTTCTCAACTCGTTGAGAAAGAGCGATGGAAACGCATCACCAAAAATTTGCGATCGCATTACAAACAGCGGTCATAG
- a CDS encoding alpha/beta fold hydrolase: protein MLQPTGLCNNPTGGTASYRSISTSLGKMVYYTATATSWEEDQETIPDTLVFLHGFGGGSSAYEWSKVYPAFASEYRIVAPDLIGWGRSDHPARNYQIDDYLTTIREFLEAICDRPVTVIASSLTAALTIRVAIAHPHLFRALIVTTPSGLSDFGNDYTRSFFAQLVSTPILDRLLYQTGIATELGIRSFLEQRQFAKPNRISQEMVEAYLSSALEPNAEYAALSFVRGDLCFDLAQHITQLTVPTGMIWGQQSQFTGPDIGRRLAALNPQAVRFLEVLDDVGLTPQLELPAVTIGLIRKFLNAFDG, encoded by the coding sequence ATGTTGCAACCAACTGGTTTATGCAATAACCCTACTGGGGGAACTGCTTCATATCGCTCCATTTCCACGAGCTTAGGAAAGATGGTGTATTACACCGCCACGGCAACTTCCTGGGAAGAAGACCAGGAAACGATTCCAGATACGCTGGTTTTTCTCCATGGGTTTGGAGGTGGCTCATCTGCCTATGAGTGGTCAAAGGTCTATCCGGCATTTGCCAGTGAATACCGCATTGTTGCACCCGATTTGATCGGGTGGGGGCGGTCAGACCATCCTGCGCGAAATTACCAGATTGATGACTACCTCACGACGATTCGTGAGTTTTTAGAAGCCATTTGCGATCGCCCTGTCACAGTTATCGCTTCTTCGCTGACGGCAGCGTTGACGATTCGCGTGGCGATCGCTCATCCTCATCTCTTTCGAGCCTTAATTGTGACAACCCCATCCGGGTTATCAGATTTTGGGAATGACTACACGCGCAGCTTTTTTGCTCAGTTGGTCAGTACTCCAATACTGGATCGGCTGCTCTATCAAACAGGTATCGCGACTGAATTAGGAATTCGTTCTTTCCTGGAACAGCGTCAGTTTGCTAAACCCAATCGCATTTCCCAGGAAATGGTCGAGGCATACCTATCGTCGGCTCTAGAACCGAATGCAGAATACGCGGCTCTGTCGTTTGTCAGAGGAGACTTATGTTTTGACTTAGCACAACACATCACACAATTGACTGTTCCCACAGGGATGATTTGGGGACAACAGTCACAATTTACGGGTCCCGATATCGGACGTCGCCTTGCAGCCCTGAATCCTCAAGCGGTGAGGTTTCTAGAAGTACTGGACGACGTTGGACTCACTCCTCAACTGGAACTACCTGCTGTGACGATTGGATTGATCCGAAAGTTCCTCAACGCCTTTGATGGGTAA
- a CDS encoding HEAT repeat domain-containing protein produces the protein MYDDDDLSVLDAELDLESPLDKMGDVSEAEVPKPNPDAMLALLDAPDNQQRMIAARAFCELEDERAIPYLITLLKDVCPLIRVSAAYALGRNPSPEAVEPLIIQLNQDWNGYVRKGIVWALGNCRDRRSLEPLILSLKTDISAVRLWAASALAQMSEVSYDAIISAIPPLIEALRQDPIAAVRSNCAWSIGQLCRELPSNVVYATAIDALIEAFAEDEEMGVREDAKLSMLKVGDPRGLQVIEQIEQEGLV, from the coding sequence ATGTATGATGATGATGACTTAAGCGTACTGGATGCGGAACTGGATCTCGAAAGCCCATTAGACAAAATGGGAGATGTCAGTGAAGCAGAAGTACCCAAACCCAATCCAGATGCGATGCTGGCGTTGTTAGATGCGCCCGACAACCAGCAACGCATGATAGCTGCTCGTGCTTTTTGTGAGTTAGAGGACGAGCGGGCAATTCCCTATTTGATTACGCTGCTTAAAGACGTGTGCCCCCTGATTCGGGTGAGTGCTGCCTATGCGTTGGGACGTAACCCCAGTCCAGAAGCTGTTGAGCCTCTGATTATTCAACTGAATCAAGATTGGAATGGTTACGTCCGCAAAGGCATTGTCTGGGCGTTGGGCAACTGTCGCGATCGCCGTTCGTTAGAACCCCTGATCCTCTCCCTGAAAACGGACATTTCGGCGGTGCGATTGTGGGCTGCCAGCGCCTTAGCTCAGATGTCAGAGGTGAGCTACGATGCCATCATCAGCGCAATTCCGCCACTGATTGAGGCTCTGCGCCAAGACCCGATCGCTGCTGTACGGAGCAACTGCGCCTGGTCCATTGGGCAACTGTGCCGAGAACTGCCGTCAAATGTGGTGTATGCAACGGCGATCGACGCTCTGATCGAAGCCTTTGCGGAAGATGAAGAAATGGGCGTTCGTGAAGATGCCAAACTCTCAATGCTGAAGGTGGGTGATCCCCGTGGGTTGCAGGTGATTGAACAAATTGAGCAAGAAGGTTTGGTTTAA
- a CDS encoding glycosyltransferase family 61 protein: MHINIHPLTWLHQIADTPIADDRSNVAPSNSQTAVRELVLAKVFPEEYFVVDNQNQCIADYFLNVYDQKESIYIKGHYSYQNRNYLLLEHYDTAFIDRTCFLLGSTNNYYHFVFDCLPRLRFLDTRHEKILIDRYALAESTYHRQFLDLLGLDLEQFEGLDRGFTYICRELTVSSNRLDTNFGGPVFEEFDSLMWLRDLILNHLEQLDQLSPYLSEEAISPNCKRFFISRTKQPKDKWRADNLLEIEAIFAEFGFEIVHLEELSLVDQLTLFKQAEVVAGPHGSGFTNTLFAPANAMLIELGSPRDFYWTRTAHYLGQQHLLIEAEPGTEYWHSDRLRQQLRQLL; this comes from the coding sequence ATGCATATCAACATTCATCCTCTAACCTGGCTACATCAAATTGCAGACACTCCAATTGCAGATGATCGCTCCAATGTTGCCCCATCCAATTCTCAAACGGCTGTGCGAGAACTGGTCTTAGCAAAGGTCTTTCCTGAGGAATATTTTGTTGTAGATAACCAGAATCAATGCATTGCAGATTATTTCTTGAATGTCTACGACCAAAAAGAGTCGATTTACATTAAGGGTCACTATAGCTATCAAAATCGTAATTATCTTCTGCTAGAGCATTATGATACTGCCTTTATCGATCGCACCTGTTTTTTATTAGGCAGCACCAATAACTACTACCATTTTGTGTTTGATTGTTTACCTAGATTGCGATTTTTGGACACTCGTCACGAAAAAATATTGATCGATCGCTACGCTCTGGCTGAGTCAACGTATCATCGACAATTTCTCGATTTGTTGGGGCTTGATTTGGAGCAGTTTGAGGGTTTAGACCGGGGGTTTACCTATATTTGCCGTGAGTTAACGGTTTCCAGTAATCGGTTGGACACGAATTTTGGAGGTCCTGTCTTTGAGGAGTTTGATTCATTGATGTGGTTGCGTGACCTGATCCTCAATCACCTGGAACAACTGGATCAGCTATCGCCTTATCTCTCTGAGGAGGCAATTTCTCCTAATTGCAAACGATTTTTTATTTCCCGTACAAAACAACCCAAAGATAAATGGCGTGCTGACAATTTGCTTGAGATTGAAGCTATTTTTGCAGAGTTTGGGTTTGAGATTGTTCATTTAGAAGAACTATCTCTAGTCGATCAGTTGACCTTATTTAAGCAAGCAGAAGTCGTGGCAGGTCCTCACGGGTCTGGCTTTACGAATACATTGTTTGCTCCAGCGAACGCGATGTTAATTGAGTTGGGTTCTCCTCGCGACTTTTATTGGACGAGAACTGCCCATTACTTAGGACAACAGCATCTTTTGATTGAGGCTGAACCGGGGACTGAATATTGGCATAGCGATCGCCTGCGACAACAGTTAAGACAACTGCTCTAA